The genomic segment CACGGCGAGGGTGCCCCGCGGTCTGCTGAGGTTCGCAGCCGCTCGGAGGCACCGTGATCGACGCGGTGCTCCGGGCCTGTGCCCAGCGCGCCCCCTTGCCCGGCAGCGCCGACGACGGCCTCCAGCACCGACGGCGGCCGATTTCCACACACTGCCGGACCGTACGCACGCCGACTTAGTCGCAGCCCGATCGAAGAGTTTCAGGAGTTTCCCCGTGTCCGAGGTAAAGATCAGCGCCGAGCCCCGCACCGAGTTCGGCAAGGGTGGTGCCCGCCGCACGCGCCGGGCCGGTTTGGTGCCCGCCGTGCTTTACGGGCACGGCGAGAAGCCGGTGCACATCGCGCTGCCGGCCCGTGAGTTCGCGGCCGCCATCCGGCACGGTGGGCTCAACACCGTGTTCACCATCGACATCGCCGGTGCTTCGGGCGCCACGCTGGCCCTGCCCAAGGCCATCCAGCGTGACCCGATCAAGGACACCTACGAGCACGTCGACCTGATCATCGTCAAGCGTGGCGAGAAGGTCCAGGTCGACGTCCCCGTGACGCTGGTCGGCGAGGCCGCCCGCAACACCCTGGTCGTCAACGAGTCCAACACGCTGGCCGTGGTCGCCGAGGCCATGCACCTGCCGTCCGGCTTCGAGGTGTCGATCGAGGGCCTCGAGGCGGGCGCCCAGGTCACCGCGGCCGATGTGCAGCTGCCCAGCGGCACCGAACTGGCCGTCGAGCCCGACTTCGTGCTGGCGATCGTCTCCCAGGCGCAGACCGCCGAGCAGCTCGAGGGTGACACCGCCGAGGGCGGCGAAGAGGCCGCCGAGGGCGGCGAAGAGGCTGCTTCCACCGAGGAGTAGAAATCCTCGCCTAGTCGGCGTACGAGCAGTGACCGGGGAAAGTGCCACGCAGGCACTTTCCCCGGACTCGTGTCTGGAGGGGAACGGCAGTGAGCGACGAGTCGCCGTGGCTGGTGGTCGGGCTCGGTAACCCGGGCAAGGAGTACGCCGGCAACCGGCACAACGTGGGCTTCATGGTGGCCGACCTGCTGGCGTCCCGGGTGGGCGGCAAGTTCGGCCGGGCCAAGCGCGCCCACACCGAGGTGGCCGAGGGGAGGCTGGGCTTCGGTGGCCCGAAAATCGTGCTGTTGAAGCCGCTGACCTACATGAACCTGTCCGGCGCGCCTGTGGTCTCGCTCGCACAGTTCTTCAAAGTGCCGGTAGAGAACGTGATTGCCGTGCACGATGAGCTGGATGTGCCTTTCGGGCAGATACGAGCCAAACGTGGCGGTGGTGAAGGTGGCCACAACGGCCTGCGGTCCATGTCGAAGTCCTTGGCGAGCAAGGAGTACGCCCGGGTTCGCTTCGGCGTCGGCCGTCCGCCGGGGCGGCAGGATCCGGCCGACTTCGTGCTCTCCGACTTCTCCGGCGCCGAACGCAAGGAGCTGGAGTTCCTCGTCGACCGGGCGGCCGACGTAGTCGAGGCGATCGTGCTCGAGGGCGTGGAGTGGGCGCAGAACAAATACCACGGCGGTTGATCTCGCGGGGTCGGAATAAATAGATCGTATGGGCGGTTTTGTCCGCCTCCGGTCCCGTGACGCTCTTGACCGCCCGACCGTTGGTCAGACGTATGCACCGATTCGGTGCAGATTGACTGTCGGATTGGGGGAGGTGCGGGATGCGGCGGGACCTGTCCGCGACGGAGGCGGTGCTGGCCCAGCCGACTGTGCTGTTGCCGGCGATCCGGCCGGTGCGGCCCCCTGTGCACCCGCCCGAGGGCTACGGCCGGTCGAACCATCCGCCGGCCAACCAGGGACCGCGCCGCTCGAAGATCCCGGCCCCGGTGGTGCCGCTGAGCCCGCCCCCGGCCGGCGCGGGAACCAGCGCCGCGGTGATGGACCAGGCCACGACCACGACGCGCCCGAACGCGGGGCCGCCGACCACCCAGGACCGGCCGGACAACGCGCCGCCGCTGGTGACCCGGGGCCGGACC from the Paractinoplanes abujensis genome contains:
- a CDS encoding 50S ribosomal protein L25/general stress protein Ctc produces the protein MSEVKISAEPRTEFGKGGARRTRRAGLVPAVLYGHGEKPVHIALPAREFAAAIRHGGLNTVFTIDIAGASGATLALPKAIQRDPIKDTYEHVDLIIVKRGEKVQVDVPVTLVGEAARNTLVVNESNTLAVVAEAMHLPSGFEVSIEGLEAGAQVTAADVQLPSGTELAVEPDFVLAIVSQAQTAEQLEGDTAEGGEEAAEGGEEAASTEE
- the pth gene encoding aminoacyl-tRNA hydrolase: MSDESPWLVVGLGNPGKEYAGNRHNVGFMVADLLASRVGGKFGRAKRAHTEVAEGRLGFGGPKIVLLKPLTYMNLSGAPVVSLAQFFKVPVENVIAVHDELDVPFGQIRAKRGGGEGGHNGLRSMSKSLASKEYARVRFGVGRPPGRQDPADFVLSDFSGAERKELEFLVDRAADVVEAIVLEGVEWAQNKYHGG